One Rosa chinensis cultivar Old Blush chromosome 3, RchiOBHm-V2, whole genome shotgun sequence DNA window includes the following coding sequences:
- the LOC112193266 gene encoding RNA polymerase sigma factor sigB, with translation MSILSSSSSLSVGYCDAQKHANNVSSSSSSSSSSLICCSFLTPLSLPHPKNKNKKKASGANNLFDDIAMGFQAKARYPISFRAQYMLSSTTAHSTSTGTANLLDMEELRLPSLEVNSDSLIANRPWTYTGAIGPPTEANYGAALATETLLTSEEAVIAAAAAEAVTLAKAALKVAKDVALLVTNNHYTKAESLSPVSRGTDAFHISWAQHLETEQTLRIGDSMASETALMEDHFIQIAIKESEDVEPANEEFELLQEQLSNGIAARSRRQTERKARRARAAEKAAASVVSVKSGSTSRKKRASLQDVDHSDPLRYLRTTTHTSRLLTATEEIELSEGIQELLKLEKLQEDLAQRCGTQPTFAQWAAAAGVDQKTLRKRVNYGIMCKDKMIKSNIRLVISIAKNYQGAGMNLQDLVQEGCRGLVRGAEKFDASKGFKFSTYAHWWIKQAVRKSLSDQSRTIRLPFHMVEATYRVREAKKQLYSVNGRHPNDEEVAEATGLSMKRLAAVLLTPKAPRSLEQKIGINQNLKPSDVIADPDAETAEDLLMKKFMRQDLEKVLDSLNPREKQVIRWRFGMEDGRMKTLQEIGELMGVSRERIRQIESCAFRKLKNKKRTKHLQQYVLS, from the exons ATGTCAATCttatcatcctcatcatcattgTCAGTTGGGTACTGCGATGCCCAGAAACACGCCAATAAtgtctcttcctcttcctcttcctcctcctcgtcTTTAATATGTTGTTCATTTCTCACCCCACTATCTCTTCCGCACcccaaaaacaagaacaagaagaaggccTCCGGAGCTAACAACCTCTTTGATGACATTGCCATGGGCTTCCAAG CAAAAGCTAGGTATCCTATCAGCTTCCGCGCACAATATATGTTATCTTCTACTACAGCACATTCAACATCAACAGGAACAGCTAACTTGCTTGATATGGAGGAGCTCAGATTACCTTCTTTAGAAGTTAATTCTGATTCTTTGATTGCAAATCGACCATGGACATACACGGGGGCAATCGGCCCTCCCACTGAG GCAAACTATGGGGCAGCTTTAGCCACTGAAACACTTCTTACAAGTGAAGAGGCTGTAATAGCAGCTGCTGCCGCTGAAGCTGTTACTCTTGCAAAAGCGGCTCTGAAGGTTGCAAAGGATGTGGCTTTGCTGGTTACCAATAATCACTACACTAAAGCAGAAAGTTTATCTCCAGTTTCTCGTGGGACCGATGCCTTTCATATCAGCTGGGCTCAGCATCTGGAAACTGAACAAACTCTTAGAATTGGAGATTCCATGGCATCTGAAACTGCACTGATGGAGGATCATTTCATTCAAATTGCCATAAAAGAGTCTGAAGATGTGGAGCCAGCAAATGAAGAATTTGAACTTCTGCAGGAGCAACTTTCCAACGGTATAGCTGCGAGATCAAGGCGCCAAACGGAAAGGAAGGCAAGAAGAGCCAGAGCAGCAGAAAAGGCTGCTGCTAGTGTTGTGTCCGTGAAGTCTGGTTCAACCAGCCGAAAAAAGCGTGCTTCTTTACAAGACGTAGACCATTCTGATCCATTGCGTTACTTGAGAACAACCACCCATACTTCTAGACTTCTTACTGCAACTGAAGAAATTGAACTATCAGAAGGAATACAG GAACTTCTAAAACTGGAAAAGCTCCAGGAGGATCTTGCACAAAGATGCGGCACTCAGCCCACCTTTGCACAATGGGCTGCAGCAGCAGGAGTTGATCAGAAGACATTAAGGAAGCGGGTAAACTATGGTATCATGTGCAAAGACAAAATGATTAAGAGCAACATACGGCTTGTTATATCAATTGCAAAAAATTATCAGGGAGCTGGGATGAATCTTCAAGATCTCGTGCAG GAAGGATGTCGTGGCCTTGTAAGAGGTGCAGAAAAATTTGATGCTTCAAAGGGTTTTAAGTTCTCAACCTATGCTCACTGGTGGATTAAACAGGCTGTTCGAAAGTCTCTTTCTGATCAATCGAGGACAATTCGTTTACCA TTTCACATGGTGGAGGCAACTTACAGAGTGAGAGAGGCTAAAAAGCAATTGTATAGTGTAAACGGAAGACATCCTAATGATGAAGAAGTTGCAGAGGCAACAGGGCTATCGATGAAGAGGCTTGCTGCTGTCTTACTGACTCCAAAAGCTCCTAGATCGCTGGAGCAGAAAATTGGAATCAACCAGAATCTTAAACCTTCG GATGTAATTGCAGATCCTGATGCAGAAACAGCTGAAGACCTGTTGATGAAAAAGTTCATGAGACAGGATTTGGAGAAGGTACTGGATAGTCTCAATCCAAGAGAGAAGCAGGTGATCAGATGGAGGTTTGgaatggaggatgggaggaTGAAGACATTGCAAGAGATAGGGGAGCTGATGGGTGTTAGTAGAGAGAGAATTAGACAAATTGAGTCATGTGCGTTCCGAAagctgaagaacaagaaaagaacTAAACATTTGCAGCAGTATGTGCTTTCATAG
- the LOC121052326 gene encoding uncharacterized protein LOC121052326 translates to MKDQMWKAVKSTTLPYFLKEMEEMKSLDVDAYNWLTAPERPPKHWSRAYFRTGNNCDILINNMCESFNALILEARGKPPITMFEEIRMKLMRRIQIRKDKMAAYHGNICPKARNVIEKNKVKAAEDCISTFNGGNQAEVENIEGSKNVVDLAARTCSCRRWNLTGIPCKHAISAIFGKREDVDHYVADCYLKSTYMTIYSNLIMPVNSMDMWSTSEEPAILPPQYSRQPGRPKTKRIKDPSEKLQDSVSKLGRVQRSLKCGNCNQVGHNVKTCQRHLPPKEKKTSAVSKKRKENNEAGQGSGNQSKRGKKGPMTANELRQKVKERAEYQRKKWAAQKAASLAENRCAPTRGRPRQATSAPTASRHVQATSTTITSRPPQAPRASTKQVATPTRSSQRIRENSGKGEGK, encoded by the exons ATGAAGGACCAGATGTGGAAAGCAGTAAAGTCAACAACCTTGCCTTACTTTCTCAAGGAAATGGAGGAGATGAAGTCCCTTGATGTTGATGCTTATAATTGGTTGACAG CACCCGAGAGGCCACCCAAACATTGGTCCAGGGCATATTTCAGAACAGGCAACAATTGTGACATCCTCATTAACAACATGTGTGAGAGCTTTAATGCCCTTATTCTAGAGGCAAGGGGTAAGCCTCCTATCACTATGTTTGAAGAGATAAGGATGAAGTTAATGAGGAGGATTCAAATTAGGAAGGACAAGATGGCAGCATATCATGGAAATATCTGCCCAAAGGCCAGAAATGTGATTGAGAAGAATAAGGTAAAGGCTGCTGAAGATTGCATTTCAACATTCAATGGTGGGAACCAAGCAGAAGTGGAGAACATTGAGGGTTCCAAGAATGTTGTTGACCTTGCTGCAAGGACATGCAGCTGCCGGAGGTGGAATTTGACTGGAATCCCATGCAAGCACGCCATTTCTGCAATATTTGGGAAGAGGGAGGATGTTGATCACTATGTGGCAGATTGCTACCTCAAGAGCACATATATGACTATCTACTCAAACTTGATCATGCCTGTTAATAGTATGGATATGTGGTCAACAAGTGAAGAACCAGCAATCTTACCTCCTCAATACTCAAGGCAACCAGGTAGGCCAAAGACTAAGAGAATCAAGGATCCTTCTGAAAAGCTTCAAGATAGTGTTAGTAAACTTGGAAGGGTGCAAAGGTCACTCAAGTGTGGCAACTGCAACCAAGTAGGACATAATGTCAAAACTTGTCAGAGGCATTTGCCTCCAAAAGAGAAGAAGACTTCAGCTGTTTCTaagaaaaggaaggaaaataATGAAGCTGGTCAAGGTTCTGGAAATCAG TCCAAGAGAGGAAAAAAGGGTCCTATGACTGCCAATGAGTTGAGGCAGAAAGTGAAGGAAAGAGCTGAGTATCAAAGG AAAAAGTGGGCTGCACAGAAGGCAGCAAGCTTGGCAGAAAACAGGTGTGCCCCAACAAGAGGGAGGCCTAGACAAGCCACATCTGCCCCAACTGCCTCAAGGCATGTTCAAGCTACCTCAACCACCATTACCTCAAGGCCTCCACAAGCTCCTAGGGCATCAACCAAGCAAGTTGCAACACCAACAAGATCATCCCAAAGGATCAGAGAAAATTCTGGTAAGGGAGAGGGAAAATAG